In Equus przewalskii isolate Varuska chromosome 15, EquPr2, whole genome shotgun sequence, a single genomic region encodes these proteins:
- the ACOX2 gene encoding peroxisomal acyl-coenzyme A oxidase 2 isoform X3 has translation MGSPVHRVSMGDTWSRQVHPDIESERYKQTFDVERLTNILDGGAQDTALRRKVESIIHSDPEFSLKDNYFLTQSECYEAAVEKKFHLQMLAQRQGWAEDSREAYYAYRALSGSLGFSLQHIFLKALRSLGSEEQIAKWVPVCNKFQIIGTYAQTELGHGTYLQGLETEATYDAATQEFVVHSPTMTAIKWWPGDLGRSATHALVQAQLICSGARQGMHAFIVPIRSLQDHTPLPGITVGDIGPKMGLDHVDNGFLQLDHVRVPRENMLSRFARVLPDGTYIKLGTAQSNYLSMVVTRVELLPGITAELQKACVIAIRYSIIRHQSRLRPSEPEAKILDYQTQQQKLLPQLATAYAFHFLARSLLEFLHDSHDAILDRDFSLLPELHALSAGLKAMVSDFCTYGAELCRRACGGHGYSKLSGLPSLVTKVTASCTFEGENTVLYLQMARFLVKSYQRTQVSLGPTLQRSLPQSVAYLTAPDLARCPAQRAADFFHPELYTTAWAHVAARLTKDSVHHIQTLMRSGADEHEAWNRTTVIHLQAAKLENHGDHFNPQASDPENGSLRKESPEGVFCSVPCGAGWA, from the exons ATGGGCAGCCCAGTGCACCGAGTGTCAATGGGGGACACCTGGAGCAGGCAAGTGCACCCCGACATAGAGAGTGAAAGGTACAAGCAAACCTTCGACGTGGAGCGGCTCACCAACATCCTTGATGGAGGGGCCCAGGACACTGCACTCCGGAGGAAAGTCG AGAGCATCATCCACAGTGACCCAGAGTTTAGCCTGAAGGATAATTATTTCCTGACCCAGAGTGAATGTTATGAGGCCGCCGTTGAGAAGAAATTCCACTTGCAGATGCTAGCACAGCGCCAGGGCTGGGCAGAAGACAGTCGTGAAGCATATTACGCTTACAG AGCCCTTTCTGGAAGTCTGGGCTTCAGTTTGCAGCATATCTTCCTAAAAGCCCTCAGGAGCCTGGGCTCAGAGGAGCAGATTGCTAAATGGGTCCCAGTGTGCAACAAGTTCCAGATCATCGGGACGTACGCCCAGACAGAACTGGGACATG GGACATATCTCCAGGGCTTGGAGACTGAAGCCACCTACGATGCAGCCACCCAGGAGTTTGTGGTGCACAGCCCCACAATGACTGCCATCAAATGGTGGCCTGGGGACC TGGGACGGTCAGCCACCCATGCCCTGGTCCAGGCCCAGCTGATCTGCTCGGGAGCCCGGCAGGGCATGCACGCCTTTATAGTACCCATCCGGAGCCTCCAGGACCACACCCCACTGCCAG GAATCACTGTTGGAGACATTGGGCCCAAGATGGGCCTTGACCATGTAGACAATGGCTTCCTGCAACTGGACCACGTGCGGGTCCCCAGGGAGAACATGCTGAGCCGCTTTGCACGG GTCTTGCCAGATGGCACCTACATCAAGCTCGGAACAGCACAGAGCAACTACCTTTCCATGGTGGTGACGCGGGTGGAGCTGTTACCGGGCATCACAGCTGAGCTGCAAAAGGCTTGTGTCATCGCCATTCGCTACTCCATCATACGCCACCAGTCCCGGCTCCGGCCCAG TGAGCCAGAGGCGAAAATCCTGGACTACCAGACGCAGCAGCAGAAGCTCCTTCCTCAGCTGGCAACAGCCTATGCCTTCCATTTCCTGGCGAGAAGCCTCTTGGAATTCTTGCATGACTCCCACGATGCCATTCTGGACAGGGACTTCAGCCTCCTGCCTGAG CTTCACGCACTGAGTGCAGGTTTAAAGGCCATGGTGTCGGACTTCTGCACTTATGGGGCCGAGCTGTGCCGCAGGGCCTGCGGTGGACATGGCTACTCAAAGCTGAGCGGCCTGCCATCGCTGGTCACCAAAGTGACAGCCTCCTGCACCTTTGAGGGTGAGAACACCGTGCTTTACCTACAGATGGCCAG GTTTTTGGTGAAGAGCTACCAGCGAACTCAGGTGTCCCTGGGCCCCACTCTGCAGAGGTCTCTCCCTCAGTCTGTTGCATACCTGACCGCACCTGACCTGGCCAGGTGTCCGGCCCAGAGGGCAGCCGACTTCTTCCACCCAGAGCTCTATACCACGGCCTGGGCACACGTGGCAGCCAG GCTCACAAAGGACTCAGTGCATCACATACAGACTCTGATGCGATCCGGGGCGGACGAGCACGAGGCCTGGAACAGAACCACTGTCATACACCTTCAGGCTGCTAAG
- the FAM107A gene encoding actin-associated protein FAM107A isoform X2, with protein sequence MYSEIQRERADIGGLMARPEYREWNPELIKPKKLPNPVKASRSHQELHRELLMNHRRGLGIDSKPELQRVLEHRRRNQLIKKKKEELEAKRLQCPFEQELLRRQQRLNQLEKPPEKEEDHAPEFMKVRENLRRIATLTSEERAL encoded by the exons ATGTACTCCGAGATCCAGAGGGAGCGGGCGGACATCGGGGGCCTGATGGCTCGGCCGGAGTACAGAGAGTGGAACCCGGAGCTCATCAAGCCCAAGAAGCTGCCGAACCCCGTGAAGGCCTCCCGGAGCCACCAGGAGCTGCACCGAGAGCTGCTCATGAACCACAGAAG GGGCCTGGGCATTGACAGCAAGCCAGAGCTTCAGCGTGTCCTGGAGCACCGCCGGCGGAACCAGCTcatcaagaagaagaaagaggagctgGAGGCCAAGCGGCTGCAGTGCCCCTTTGAGCAGGAGCTGCTGAGACGGCAGCAGAGGCTGAACCAG CTGGAAAAACcaccagaaaaggaagaagaccATGCCCCCGAATTCATGAAAGTCAGAGAAAACCTGCGCAGAATCGCCACGCTGACGAGTGAAGAGCGGGCGCTATAG
- the FAM107A gene encoding actin-associated protein FAM107A isoform X1: MAQRLGERALGPAEATGLYRAVLLRSASMYSEIQRERADIGGLMARPEYREWNPELIKPKKLPNPVKASRSHQELHRELLMNHRRGLGIDSKPELQRVLEHRRRNQLIKKKKEELEAKRLQCPFEQELLRRQQRLNQLEKPPEKEEDHAPEFMKVRENLRRIATLTSEERAL, encoded by the exons ATGGCGCAGAGGCTGGGCGAACGGGCGCTGGGGCCCGCTGAGGCCACGGGGCTGTACCGGGCCGTGCTGCTCAGGTCAG CCTCCATGTACTCCGAGATCCAGAGGGAGCGGGCGGACATCGGGGGCCTGATGGCTCGGCCGGAGTACAGAGAGTGGAACCCGGAGCTCATCAAGCCCAAGAAGCTGCCGAACCCCGTGAAGGCCTCCCGGAGCCACCAGGAGCTGCACCGAGAGCTGCTCATGAACCACAGAAG GGGCCTGGGCATTGACAGCAAGCCAGAGCTTCAGCGTGTCCTGGAGCACCGCCGGCGGAACCAGCTcatcaagaagaagaaagaggagctgGAGGCCAAGCGGCTGCAGTGCCCCTTTGAGCAGGAGCTGCTGAGACGGCAGCAGAGGCTGAACCAG CTGGAAAAACcaccagaaaaggaagaagaccATGCCCCCGAATTCATGAAAGTCAGAGAAAACCTGCGCAGAATCGCCACGCTGACGAGTGAAGAGCGGGCGCTATAG